In a single window of the Equus quagga isolate Etosha38 chromosome 7, UCLA_HA_Equagga_1.0, whole genome shotgun sequence genome:
- the MOSPD3 gene encoding motile sperm domain-containing protein 3: MRRGALQDQELVGPGAPGRGSRGAPSPSGPVVPVLVFPPDLVFRADQRSGPRQLLTLYNPTGAALRFRVLCTAPAKYTVFDAEGYVKPQSCIDIVIRHVAPIPSHYDVQDRFRIELSEEGAEGRVVGRKDITSVLRAPAYPLELQAQPDPTPHPGPPSWTAPPTARHFSENPRPQLATSSFLLFVLTGIVSVAFLLLPLQDELGSQLPQILHVSLGQKLVAAYVLGLLTMVFLRT, encoded by the exons ATGCGCCGTGGGGCGCTCCAGGACCAGGAGCTGGTGGGTCCGGGGGCTCCTGGGCGGGGGTCCCGGGGCGCCCCTTCTCCCTCGGGACCTGTTGTCCCGGTCCTCGTCTTTCCCCCGGATCTAGTATTCAGGGCGGACCAGCGGAGCGGACCCCGGCAGCTGCTGACCCTCTATAACCCCACGGGAGCTGCGCTTCGCTTCCGAG TCCTGTGCACAGCACCTGCCAAATACACAGTGTTTGACGCAGAAGGATATGTGAAGCCTCAGTCCTGCATTGACAT TGTGATTCGCCATGTGGCCCCCATTCCCAGCCACTATGACGTCCAGGACCGCTTCCGCATTGAGCTGTctgaggagggagctgagggccGAGTGGTGGGGCGCAAGGACATCACCTCGGTCCTGAGAGCCCCAGCCTACCCCCTTGAGCTTCAGGCACAGCCCGACCCAACACCCCACCCAGGGCCTCCTTCCTGGACAGCACCACCCACGGCCAGACACTTTTCGGAGA ACCCCCGCCCACAACTGGCCACCAGCTCCTTCCTCCTGTTTGTGCTGACGGGCATCGTCTCTGTGGCCTTCCTGCTGCTCCCGCTCCAGGACGAACTCGGCAGCCAGCTGCCCCAAATCCTGCATGTCTCCCTGGGACAAAAGTTGGTGGCAGCCTATGTCTTGG GCCTCCTCACCATGGTGTTCCTCCGCACCTGA